Proteins encoded together in one Hevea brasiliensis isolate MT/VB/25A 57/8 chromosome 16, ASM3005281v1, whole genome shotgun sequence window:
- the LOC110655935 gene encoding RNA demethylase ALKBH9B isoform X2, translating into MTDLDRVRRDDPFLLQYQPSDLRIASEFLTTWLPFLSRDLCQHCTQILSDRIRSLEPVDAEAEPSHSDTTITPVPLSNSESHENCLDDNCDNNSSGSWKDGDGDDMNSLGSWKDEANGWSESVSEASTSGILGAAPLVEAPSHRMSWADMAQEDEFEEEQTDLNKRMVNTSALTGEMKISRDVEKPKLSRDQREYIRFMSVKRKKDFICLERVKGKIVNILEGLELHSLVFSAVEQTRIVNYVHELQELGSKGKLKERTYTAPQKWMRGKGRVTIQFGCCYNYATDKNGNPPGILQNEIVDPIPKLFKVIIRRLIKWHVLPPTCVPDSCIVNIYDKGDCIPPHIDNHDFVRPFCTVSFVSECNIVFGTNLKVVRAGEFTGSIAIPLPVGSVLVLNGNAADVSKHCVPSVTSKRISITFRKMDDEKRPIGFVPEPDLQGIEPLAYDMDKTKRLKSPMSEPYGRRQTIGKDGKMDARGFGENGSQSEPRYSTRSRRGSANKWRVR; encoded by the exons ATGACCGATCTCGATCGAGTCAGAAGGGACGATCCTTTCCTTCTGCAGTATCAGCCGTCCGATCTCCGAATTGCGTCGGAGTTCCTCACCACGTGGCTCCCTTTTCTCTCCAGAGATCTCTGCCAACACTGCACCCAAATCCTCTCCGATCGCATCCGCTCTCTCGAACCTG TTGATGCCGAAGCAGAACCTTCACATTCAGATACAACAATAACGCCTGTGCCCCTAAGCAATAGTGAATCGCATGAGAATTGTTTGGATGATAACTGTGACAATAATTCATCGGGAAGTTGGAAAGATGGAGATGGAGATGATATGAATTCCTTGGGTAGTTGGAAAGATGAAGCGAATGGGTGGTCAGAATCTGTTTCAGAAGCTTCTACTAGTGGAATCCTTGGTGCTGCACCTTTGGTTGAAGCCCCGAGCCACCGGATGTCTTGGGCTGACATGGCACAGGAAGATGAATTTGAGGAGGAACAGACGGATTTGAACAAGCGGATGGTTAATACAAGTGCTTTGACTGGGGAGATGAAGATATCAAGGGATGTTGAAAAGCCCAAGTTGTCGAGAGATCAAAGAGAGTACATCAGGTTTATGAGTGTGAAGAGGAAGAAGGATTTTATTTGTTTGGAGAGGGTCAAAGGAAAGATTGTTAATATTCTTGAGGGACTTGAACTACACTCTCTTGTTTTCAGTGCTGTAGAGCAGACAAGAATAGTTAATTATGTGCATGAACTCCAAGAGTTGGGGAGCAAAGGAAAACTGAAAG AGAGAACATATACAGCCCCACAGAAGTGGATGAGGGGCAAAGGGCGCGTAACCATCCAATTTGGTTGTTGTTACAATTATGCAACA GACAAAAATGGTAATCCACCTGGCATCCTCCAGAATGAAATTGTAGATCCTATACCTAAGCTCTTTAAAGTGATCATTAGAAGGCTGATCAAGTGGCATGTTCTCCCCCCGACTTGTGTACCTGATAGTTGCATTGTTAATATTTATGATAAAGGGGACTGTATACCTCCACATATTGACAATCATGATTTTGTTCGGCCTTTCTGCACGGTGTCATTTGTTAGCGAGTGCAATATAGTATTTGGAACTAACTTGAAGGTTGTGCGTGCTGGCGAGTTTACTGGATCAATTGCAATCCCTCTACCTGTAGG ATCTGTTCTTGTGTTAAATGGAAATGCAGCTGATGTGTCTAAGCACTGTGTGCCTTCAGTTACATCAAAGAG GATATCTATCACATTTAGAAAAATGGATGATGAAAAACGGCCTATTGGCTTTGTTCCAGAGCCTGATTTGCAGGGGATTGAACCACTAGCATATGACATGGACAAAACAAAGAGGTTAAAATCTCCCATGTCTGAGCCTTATGGGAGAAGGCAGACAATTGGGAAGGATGGAAAAATGGATGCTAGAGGATTTGGAGAGAATGGTTCCCAATCAGAACCTCGTTACTCAACTCGAAGTAGACGAGGGTCTGCAAATAAGTGGAGGGTCAGGTGA
- the LOC110655935 gene encoding RNA demethylase ALKBH9B isoform X1, producing MTDLDRVRRDDPFLLQYQPSDLRIASEFLTTWLPFLSRDLCQHCTQILSDRIRSLEPEVDAEAEPSHSDTTITPVPLSNSESHENCLDDNCDNNSSGSWKDGDGDDMNSLGSWKDEANGWSESVSEASTSGILGAAPLVEAPSHRMSWADMAQEDEFEEEQTDLNKRMVNTSALTGEMKISRDVEKPKLSRDQREYIRFMSVKRKKDFICLERVKGKIVNILEGLELHSLVFSAVEQTRIVNYVHELQELGSKGKLKERTYTAPQKWMRGKGRVTIQFGCCYNYATDKNGNPPGILQNEIVDPIPKLFKVIIRRLIKWHVLPPTCVPDSCIVNIYDKGDCIPPHIDNHDFVRPFCTVSFVSECNIVFGTNLKVVRAGEFTGSIAIPLPVGSVLVLNGNAADVSKHCVPSVTSKRISITFRKMDDEKRPIGFVPEPDLQGIEPLAYDMDKTKRLKSPMSEPYGRRQTIGKDGKMDARGFGENGSQSEPRYSTRSRRGSANKWRVR from the exons ATGACCGATCTCGATCGAGTCAGAAGGGACGATCCTTTCCTTCTGCAGTATCAGCCGTCCGATCTCCGAATTGCGTCGGAGTTCCTCACCACGTGGCTCCCTTTTCTCTCCAGAGATCTCTGCCAACACTGCACCCAAATCCTCTCCGATCGCATCCGCTCTCTCGAACCTG aAGTTGATGCCGAAGCAGAACCTTCACATTCAGATACAACAATAACGCCTGTGCCCCTAAGCAATAGTGAATCGCATGAGAATTGTTTGGATGATAACTGTGACAATAATTCATCGGGAAGTTGGAAAGATGGAGATGGAGATGATATGAATTCCTTGGGTAGTTGGAAAGATGAAGCGAATGGGTGGTCAGAATCTGTTTCAGAAGCTTCTACTAGTGGAATCCTTGGTGCTGCACCTTTGGTTGAAGCCCCGAGCCACCGGATGTCTTGGGCTGACATGGCACAGGAAGATGAATTTGAGGAGGAACAGACGGATTTGAACAAGCGGATGGTTAATACAAGTGCTTTGACTGGGGAGATGAAGATATCAAGGGATGTTGAAAAGCCCAAGTTGTCGAGAGATCAAAGAGAGTACATCAGGTTTATGAGTGTGAAGAGGAAGAAGGATTTTATTTGTTTGGAGAGGGTCAAAGGAAAGATTGTTAATATTCTTGAGGGACTTGAACTACACTCTCTTGTTTTCAGTGCTGTAGAGCAGACAAGAATAGTTAATTATGTGCATGAACTCCAAGAGTTGGGGAGCAAAGGAAAACTGAAAG AGAGAACATATACAGCCCCACAGAAGTGGATGAGGGGCAAAGGGCGCGTAACCATCCAATTTGGTTGTTGTTACAATTATGCAACA GACAAAAATGGTAATCCACCTGGCATCCTCCAGAATGAAATTGTAGATCCTATACCTAAGCTCTTTAAAGTGATCATTAGAAGGCTGATCAAGTGGCATGTTCTCCCCCCGACTTGTGTACCTGATAGTTGCATTGTTAATATTTATGATAAAGGGGACTGTATACCTCCACATATTGACAATCATGATTTTGTTCGGCCTTTCTGCACGGTGTCATTTGTTAGCGAGTGCAATATAGTATTTGGAACTAACTTGAAGGTTGTGCGTGCTGGCGAGTTTACTGGATCAATTGCAATCCCTCTACCTGTAGG ATCTGTTCTTGTGTTAAATGGAAATGCAGCTGATGTGTCTAAGCACTGTGTGCCTTCAGTTACATCAAAGAG GATATCTATCACATTTAGAAAAATGGATGATGAAAAACGGCCTATTGGCTTTGTTCCAGAGCCTGATTTGCAGGGGATTGAACCACTAGCATATGACATGGACAAAACAAAGAGGTTAAAATCTCCCATGTCTGAGCCTTATGGGAGAAGGCAGACAATTGGGAAGGATGGAAAAATGGATGCTAGAGGATTTGGAGAGAATGGTTCCCAATCAGAACCTCGTTACTCAACTCGAAGTAGACGAGGGTCTGCAAATAAGTGGAGGGTCAGGTGA
- the LOC110655936 gene encoding uncharacterized protein LOC110655936, translating to MEGKVLQFLNSNPLPSTIPVFKNLSSTITTIVQTPVIVPCRRRSLTLNSTNTTGGNDDPPQPAPSIITPPETVEIRFKRGSRKRNRNRKQSAEPVKAQAAPDSPKKWEDMSLSEKALEIYIGEKGMLFWLNKFAYASIFIVIGGWILFRFVGPSLNLYQLDTPPLSPTNMFKGS from the coding sequence ATGGAGGGCAAAGTTCTTCAATTCCTCAATTCAAACCCACTTCCTTCAACCATCCCCGTCTTCAAAAACCTTTCTTCAACAATAACAACAATAGTACAGACTCCGGTTATCGTACCTTGTCGGAGAAGATCTCTCACACTAAATTCCACCAACACCACAGGAGGCAACGATGACCCTCCACAGCCAGCTCCATCAATCATAACACCACCAGAAACTGTTGAGATAAGGTTCAAAAGAGGCTCAAGAAAGAGGAACAGAAACAGAAAGCAGAGTGCAGAACCGGTGAAGGCACAGGCTGCTCCTGATTCTCCAAAGAAGTGGGAGGACATGAGCCTTTCAGAGAAGGCACTTGAGATTTACATTGGAGAGAAGGGAATGCTGTTTTGGCTCAACAAATTTGCTTATGCTTCCATTTTCATTGTAATCGGAGGTTGGATACTCTTCAGGTTTGTGGGACCTTCTCTCAATCTTTACCAGTTGGATACTCCTCCTCTATCCCCTACCAACATGTTCAAGGGCTCGTGA
- the LOC110655937 gene encoding endoglucanase 24: MEGKQAEDKKFKEWEQGEDAKFKGWGWCLLVFLIGAMVAAAAGLTVLKGFNHFKKSSGHHGAINKKYADVLELALQFFDVQKSGKLEKNRIPWRGDSGLQDGWQQGLDLSKGMYDAGDLIKFGFPMAFTATMLSWAILEYGEHMNTVNQLGYAQESLKWIIDYLINAHPSPDVLYIQVGDPDVDHNCWQRPETMTEKRPLLQVNTSFPGTDVAAETAAAMASASLVFKKINSSYSNLLLTHAQQLFNFADTYRGSYSESIPQLQKFYNSTGYGDELLWAAAWLYHATGDKLYLKYVTEMNGEEFSNWGNPTWFSWDDKHAGGQVLLSRINMFGVEGMSTEENLELQMYRETAEAFMCMLLPDSPTATSSRTENGLIWVLKWNSLQYPVASAFLAVLFSDYMVASHIPTLYCSGKFYSPADLRSFALSQADYVLGKNPMEMSFLVGYGEDYPQYVHHRGSSIPVDAKTGCGDGFEWLDSPYPNPNVAVGALVGGPFFNETYNDSRNNTVQAEPTTYNSALIVGLLSGLVSTSLVVQSFT, encoded by the exons ATGGAAGGTAAACAAGCAGAGGATAAAAAATTCAAGGAATGGGAACAAGGAGAGgatgcaaaattcaaaggatgGGGTTGGTGTTTGCTGGTGTTTTTAATCGGAGCAATGGTTGCAGCAGCAGCTGGTCTCACAGTTTTGAAGGGTTTTAATCACTTCAAGAAAAGTTCAGGTCACCATGGAGCCATTAACAAGAAATATGCAGATGTTCTTGAACTCGCCTTGCAATTCTTTGATGTACAAAAAT CTGGGAAGCTAGAGAAAAACAGGATTCCTTGGAGAGGGGATTCAGGGCTGCAAGATGGATGGCAACAGGGATTGGATTTATCAAAAGGAATGTATGATGCTGGTGATCTCATCAAGTTTGGCTTCCCTATGGCTTTCACTGCAACCATGTTGTCCTGGGCCATCCTTGAATATGGAGAACACATGAATACAGTGAATCAATTGGGGTATGCTCAGGAGTCGCTGAAGTGGATCATTGATTATCTCATCAATGCCCATCCTTCCCCAGATGTGCTCTATATCCAG GTGGGCGATCCTGATGTGGATCACAATTGCTGGCAAAGACCAGAAACCATGACAGAGAAAAGGCCGCTATTACAAGTTAATACATCTTTCCCAGGGACAGATGTAGCAGCAGAAACTGCAGCTGCAATGGCATCAGCATCTCTTGTATTCAAGAAAATCAACTCCTCTTATTCTAATTTGCTTCTCACGCATGCTCAGCAACTCTTCAATTTTGCCGACACTTATAGAGGTTCCTACAGTGAGAGCATCCCCCAACTGCAGAAATTCTACAATTCCACAGGATATGGAGATGAACTCTTGTGGGCAGCTGCCTGGCTTTACCATGCAACTGGAGATAAATTATACCTTAAATATGTAACTGAAATGAATGGAGAAGAATTCTCCAATTGGGGAAATCCAACTTGGTTTAGTTGGGATGACAAGCATGCTGGAGGTCAG GTTCTGCTATCCAGGATAAACATGTTTGGCGTAGAAGGGATGTCAACGGAGGAGAATCTTGAGCTTCAGATGTATAGAGAGACAGCTGAGGCCTTCATGTGTATGCTTCTTCCAGATTCACCTACGGCCACATCTAGCAGAACAGAAA ATGGCCTGATATGGGTTTTAAAATGGAATTCTCTGCAATACCCTGTGGCCTCTGCATTCCTAGCTGTTCTGTTTAGTGATTACATGGTTGCCTCCCATATTCCAACTTTATATTGTAGCGGGAAATTCTACAGTCCAGCTGATCTTCGCAGCTTTGCCCTCTCACAG GCAGATTATGTCTTAGGAAAGAATCCAATGGAGATGAGTTTTCTTGTTGGGTATGGAGAAGACTACCCTCAGTATGTACACCACAGAGGATCATCAATTCCAGTTGATGCCAAAACTGGGTGTGGAGATGGATTCGAGTGGCTTGACTCACCCTATCCTAATCCAAATGTAGCAGTTGGAGCTCTAGTTGGAGGGCCCTTCTTCAATGAAACCTATAATGACTCTCGAAACAACACAGTACAAGCTGAACCAACTACGTATAACAGTGCTCTCATTGTTGGCCTTCTCTCGGGCTTAGTCTCCACTTCTTTGGTGGTTCAGTCTTTCACATAG